Proteins from a single region of Pseudomonas fulva:
- a CDS encoding PAS domain-containing sensor histidine kinase, giving the protein MQVFKDWFKRGEDTQVPLETGIVSPPLTLSANSPCLNLSIDALGRVFEVSGSLSDRLPIAISQVLPLEQLLHGQSRYLVTDLAAFAQQMLDLSFVTRDGGILHTRGWLKAEVQGWSLQAFEVGDFLARLHACEQRLQVFSQISAVAQTVRGTERVEFPRHIHDWLGAMAQALRMACVALALPDTLRGGWQVVGHYRDALTPVFWDDGQHLPRELQHYAGDQPVQWLRGDAGMTEWHAADSVWLVPYADHQGIRAWLLCSPYVAHQSMPELNTRDWLDLFAHVAAPLLQRLDEQNRKVHGERVDILQNLLGTGWWEYVPRSGAFLLAPCLMQRFGFTQGAAVTLADWLELLNAADRDEFRIRLGDAELSGRAFEQVVRLRDAEDALCWFRIHTRILNANGQRRIVGAVLDINDMKLKEVEADAATTRLKSLVASAPAVIYVNRYDDGAFVPVFCSDSCSALLGWTLDDFVQRSVADFIHPDDRDIYFAHTRSLLSQGVASCRYRLLDRDGRYHWLQDEAKLLRDERGIPIEAVGLCLDVTDAALAAERVRESEERYRILVEDSPAIICRYRPDLTLVYANRPLAQYLGIRQENLPGTSLASYLSAQELTQFRERHRQLTPDEPVGTALVRMDLPGREHIWWVLSERGVFDEQGKLLEVQAVGRDDTELQKARQMLNQSAKMAVLGEMATGLAHEINQPLNVMRIALTNTLKGVENGSANPEYLKNKLGRIEQQITRAAKIINHMRIFGRRSEVEDDLFSPDDAIEGAVTLIREGELVRDIDLTLELCGTPPVRGHADQLEQVIINLLVNAKDALLSARDKHPELEPRILLRSDREDDKVIVQVQDNAGGIDPLLLDRVFDPFFTTKPVGKGTGLGLSVSYGLVNQMGGKLSVSNQQGGACFRIELPVVAN; this is encoded by the coding sequence ATGCAAGTGTTCAAGGATTGGTTCAAACGCGGCGAGGACACCCAGGTGCCCCTCGAGACAGGCATCGTCTCGCCGCCGCTCACCCTATCGGCCAACAGCCCCTGCCTGAACCTGTCCATCGACGCCCTGGGGCGCGTGTTCGAAGTCTCCGGCAGCCTGTCCGATCGTCTGCCCATCGCGATTTCCCAGGTGCTGCCGCTGGAGCAGCTGCTGCATGGCCAGAGCCGCTATCTGGTCACCGACCTGGCGGCTTTCGCCCAGCAGATGCTCGACCTGTCCTTCGTCACCCGTGATGGTGGCATCCTGCACACCCGTGGCTGGCTCAAGGCCGAAGTGCAGGGCTGGTCGCTGCAGGCCTTCGAGGTGGGCGACTTCCTGGCCCGCCTGCATGCCTGCGAGCAGCGCCTGCAGGTGTTCTCGCAGATCAGCGCCGTGGCGCAGACCGTGCGCGGCACCGAACGCGTCGAGTTTCCGCGCCATATCCACGACTGGCTGGGCGCCATGGCCCAGGCCCTGCGCATGGCCTGCGTGGCCCTGGCATTGCCGGATACCCTGCGTGGCGGCTGGCAGGTCGTCGGTCATTACCGGGACGCCCTGACGCCGGTGTTCTGGGACGACGGCCAGCACCTGCCGCGCGAGCTGCAGCACTATGCCGGCGACCAGCCGGTGCAGTGGCTGCGCGGTGATGCCGGGATGACCGAGTGGCACGCCGCCGACTCGGTGTGGCTGGTGCCGTATGCCGATCACCAGGGCATCCGCGCCTGGCTGTTGTGCTCGCCGTACGTCGCCCACCAGAGCATGCCCGAGCTCAATACCCGGGACTGGCTGGATCTGTTCGCCCATGTCGCCGCTCCGCTGCTGCAACGCCTCGACGAGCAGAATCGCAAGGTGCATGGCGAGCGGGTGGACATCCTGCAGAACCTGCTGGGTACCGGCTGGTGGGAATACGTGCCGCGCAGTGGCGCCTTTCTGCTGGCGCCCTGCCTGATGCAGCGCTTCGGTTTCACCCAGGGTGCGGCAGTCACCCTGGCCGACTGGCTGGAGCTGCTCAACGCGGCCGATCGCGACGAGTTTCGCATCCGCCTGGGCGATGCCGAACTGAGCGGCCGTGCCTTCGAACAGGTGGTGCGCCTGCGCGATGCCGAGGACGCCCTGTGCTGGTTCCGCATCCACACGCGCATCCTCAACGCCAATGGCCAGCGGCGTATCGTCGGCGCGGTGCTGGACATCAACGACATGAAGCTCAAGGAGGTCGAGGCCGACGCCGCCACCACGCGCTTGAAGAGCCTGGTCGCCAGTGCGCCGGCGGTGATCTATGTGAATCGCTACGACGACGGCGCCTTCGTGCCGGTGTTCTGCAGCGACAGCTGCAGTGCGTTGCTGGGCTGGACGCTGGACGACTTCGTGCAGCGCAGCGTGGCCGACTTCATCCACCCCGATGACCGCGACATCTACTTCGCCCACACCCGCAGCCTGCTCAGCCAGGGCGTGGCCAGCTGCCGTTACCGGCTGCTCGACCGCGATGGCCGTTACCACTGGCTGCAGGACGAGGCCAAGCTGCTGCGTGACGAGCGGGGCATCCCCATCGAGGCAGTCGGCCTGTGCCTGGACGTGACCGATGCCGCCCTGGCCGCCGAACGGGTGCGCGAGAGCGAGGAGCGCTACCGCATCCTGGTCGAGGACTCGCCGGCGATCATCTGTCGCTATCGCCCCGACCTCACCCTGGTCTACGCCAACCGGCCGCTGGCCCAGTACCTGGGCATCCGCCAGGAAAACCTGCCGGGCACCAGCCTGGCCAGCTACCTGTCGGCCCAGGAGCTGACCCAGTTTCGCGAGCGCCACCGCCAACTGACACCTGACGAGCCGGTCGGCACGGCGCTGGTGCGCATGGACCTGCCCGGCCGCGAGCACATCTGGTGGGTGCTGTCCGAGCGCGGGGTGTTCGACGAGCAGGGCAAGTTGCTCGAGGTGCAGGCCGTCGGCCGCGACGATACCGAGCTGCAGAAGGCCCGGCAGATGCTCAACCAGAGCGCCAAGATGGCGGTGCTGGGCGAGATGGCCACGGGGCTGGCCCACGAGATCAACCAGCCGCTCAACGTCATGCGCATCGCCCTGACCAACACCCTCAAGGGCGTGGAAAACGGCTCGGCCAACCCCGAGTACCTGAAGAACAAGCTGGGGCGTATCGAGCAGCAGATCACCCGTGCCGCGAAGATCATCAACCATATGCGCATTTTCGGGCGGCGCTCCGAGGTTGAGGACGACCTGTTCAGCCCGGACGATGCCATCGAGGGCGCCGTGACCCTGATCCGCGAGGGCGAACTGGTCCGTGACATCGACCTGACCCTGGAGCTGTGCGGTACGCCCCCGGTGCGCGGGCATGCCGACCAGCTCGAGCAGGTGATCATCAACCTGCTGGTCAATGCCAAGGACGCGCTGCTCAGCGCCCGGGACAAGCATCCGGAACTGGAGCCCCGTATCCTGCTGCGCAGTGACCGCGAGGACGACAAGGTGATCGTGCAGGTTCAGGACAACGCCGGCGGCATCGACCCGCTGTTGCTGGATCGGGTATTCGACCCCTTCTTCACCACCAAACCGGTGGGCAAGGGCACCGGCCTGGGGCTGTCGGTCAGCTACGGCCTGGTCAACCAGATGGGCGGCAAGCTGAGCGTGAGCAATCAGCAAGGCGGGGCCTGTTTCCGTATCGAACTGCCGGTGGTCGCCAACTGA
- a CDS encoding DUF3613 domain-containing protein, with product MKGMIIGCALLAALPACCLAADEGHGRGLVGDEVQTQTAHWLRLQREGQLASPHPQVSTPAERELALQRWLDSHKHPIPEFFEQDVGGELGE from the coding sequence ATGAAAGGCATGATCATCGGCTGTGCATTGCTGGCAGCCCTGCCGGCCTGCTGCCTGGCCGCCGACGAGGGCCACGGGCGCGGCTTGGTGGGTGACGAGGTGCAAACCCAGACGGCCCACTGGCTGCGCCTGCAGCGTGAGGGCCAACTGGCGTCGCCGCACCCGCAGGTGTCCACCCCCGCCGAGCGCGAGCTGGCGCTTCAGCGTTGGCTCGACAGCCACAAGCATCCGATTCCGGAGTTCTTCGAACAGGATGTTGGCGGTGAATTGGGCGAGTAG
- a CDS encoding type II secretion system F family protein encodes MTASMLLGMICLTLLGLGLLMLRRSREQAASEQVLQRLLADQPEPLQAAAISHLDRLFLRAGFSKPRQGLGLWLFIWLLGAVLGLIVGHWLGLLIMLLGPLLAGRLFIALRYRRRVLRMIEQLPVFLDHVIRSLKSGRPLGDALMLAMETAPQPLRGAMARTRRNVQRGMSLGDALQDFADLYERDEFQVLALGVRVNQRYGGNSSELLNNLIRLIREREHSARRLRALTGETRISAYVMGGLPLALALYIFITNPQFMLGMWQVSSGRMVLFLAFVLQALGSLALWRMLRSL; translated from the coding sequence ATGACTGCATCGATGTTGCTGGGAATGATCTGCCTGACGCTGCTGGGCCTGGGCTTGTTGATGCTGCGCCGGAGCCGCGAGCAGGCCGCCTCCGAGCAGGTGCTCCAGCGCCTTCTGGCCGACCAGCCGGAGCCGTTGCAGGCGGCCGCCATCAGCCACCTGGACAGACTGTTTCTGCGCGCCGGCTTCAGCAAGCCGCGCCAGGGGCTGGGCCTGTGGCTGTTCATCTGGTTGCTGGGCGCCGTGCTGGGCCTGATCGTCGGCCACTGGCTGGGCCTGCTGATCATGCTGCTGGGGCCATTGCTCGCCGGCCGGCTGTTCATCGCGCTGCGTTACCGGCGCCGGGTGCTGCGCATGATCGAGCAGCTGCCGGTGTTTCTCGATCATGTGATCCGCAGCCTCAAGTCCGGTCGGCCCCTGGGCGACGCCCTGATGCTGGCCATGGAAACCGCGCCGCAACCGCTGCGCGGCGCCATGGCCCGTACCCGCCGCAACGTGCAGCGCGGCATGAGCCTGGGCGATGCCCTGCAGGATTTCGCCGATCTCTACGAGCGCGACGAGTTTCAGGTGCTGGCCCTGGGCGTGCGGGTCAACCAGCGCTACGGCGGCAACAGCAGCGAACTGCTCAACAACCTGATCCGGCTGATTCGCGAGCGCGAGCACAGTGCTCGCCGGCTGCGCGCGCTGACCGGCGAAACGCGCATCAGCGCCTACGTGATGGGCGGCCTGCCGCTGGCCCTGGCCCTGTACATCTTCATCACCAACCCGCAGTTCATGCTGGGCATGTGGCAGGTCTCCTCGGGGCGCATGGTGCTGTTCCTGGCGTTCGTCCTGCAGGCCCTCGGCAGCCTGGCGCTGTGGCGCATGCTGAGGAGCCTGTGA
- a CDS encoding response regulator transcription factor, translating into MDRINTLRIMIVDDEPIIVEELAEFLEQLGHDVTSCNNTHDALQAFQADERIAIVLSDMHMPGLTGVQLVGELARLARPGRLYETAIFTGSTDKQDVILALRAGVSDYYQKPVNLQELEAGVKRLQERVEQKIKEQQIRQQIQDLAASLHEMHSELIPTMAIKNVAQMSATADTIPEPFDKLSRRQLAVAQLIAKGMTNYQISCELGITENTVKLYVSQILRLTRVHNRTQLALSYPSHG; encoded by the coding sequence ATGGACCGCATTAACACCCTGCGAATAATGATCGTCGACGACGAACCCATCATTGTCGAGGAACTCGCCGAGTTTCTCGAACAACTGGGCCATGACGTGACGTCATGCAATAACACCCACGACGCGCTGCAGGCCTTCCAGGCGGATGAGCGCATCGCCATCGTGCTCAGCGACATGCACATGCCAGGGCTCACCGGCGTGCAGCTGGTGGGTGAGCTGGCCAGGCTGGCACGGCCGGGGCGCCTCTACGAGACGGCCATCTTCACGGGGAGCACCGACAAGCAGGATGTCATCCTCGCCTTGCGCGCTGGGGTGAGCGACTACTACCAGAAGCCGGTGAACCTGCAGGAACTGGAAGCGGGTGTGAAGCGCCTGCAGGAACGTGTCGAGCAGAAGATCAAGGAACAGCAGATTCGCCAGCAGATCCAGGATCTCGCCGCTTCGCTGCATGAAATGCACAGCGAGCTGATACCGACCATGGCGATCAAGAACGTCGCACAAATGAGTGCAACGGCCGATACCATTCCCGAGCCCTTCGACAAGTTGTCACGCCGGCAACTGGCCGTTGCGCAACTTATCGCCAAAGGGATGACCAACTATCAGATATCCTGCGAACTGGGCATTACGGAAAATACCGTCAAACTTTATGTCTCGCAGATATTGCGCTTGACCCGCGTGCACAATCGAACGCAACTGGCCTTGTCCTACCCGTCCCATGGGTAA
- a CDS encoding tetratricopeptide repeat protein: MKAVVTVVGVMGLLAGCASGPAQSPWLTGKADAIAMACAPLSQDQELALNLAQKTAEEGRLHAALANLERLPASLPQARLAKARILRSLNRPDAGELYASLTRTCLKAQGEQGLGQLASAAGRYPEALEHLRLAAGLDPTSASIRNDLGVVYMNLGRLDEARFELLTALELNETEQQPALNLLTLLIYQGMRPQANALAERMGFSASQLRAAEERAQAMRSNNASLPTPPAAAPAAKVPVIPQEAPAPATKAPVVPAAAAPAKAPPVSRPVVPAVQPAVAAAPAVPAPRLSNFRPAPVVPLSLAGASARPTAAVPAMVAKAEPAAGAATPPVPAAQRAPVAAATPAPVIARASSPAATPAATAPRPAPAAVPAPREVAAAPKVATPAAAPAPAASVVASAPAVASAPAPAATVPVRAGIEMRAGRLIVPDDGGFVRVLPIEETSASVN; this comes from the coding sequence ATGAAAGCTGTTGTGACCGTGGTGGGGGTGATGGGGCTGTTGGCCGGCTGCGCGAGTGGCCCGGCCCAGTCGCCCTGGCTGACAGGCAAGGCCGACGCCATTGCGATGGCCTGTGCGCCCCTGTCCCAGGATCAGGAACTGGCGCTGAACCTGGCGCAGAAGACGGCCGAGGAAGGACGTTTGCATGCAGCGCTGGCCAACCTGGAGCGCCTGCCCGCCAGCCTGCCCCAGGCGCGCCTGGCCAAGGCGCGCATCCTCCGTTCGTTGAATCGCCCGGATGCCGGCGAGCTCTACGCCAGCCTGACCCGCACCTGCCTCAAGGCCCAGGGCGAGCAGGGCCTCGGCCAGCTGGCCAGCGCGGCAGGGCGCTACCCCGAAGCGCTCGAGCATCTGCGCCTGGCGGCCGGCCTGGACCCGACCAGCGCGTCGATTCGCAACGACCTCGGTGTGGTGTACATGAACCTCGGGCGTCTGGACGAGGCACGCTTCGAGCTGCTCACCGCCCTCGAGCTCAACGAGACCGAGCAGCAGCCAGCGCTCAACCTGCTGACCCTGCTGATCTATCAAGGCATGCGTCCCCAGGCCAATGCCCTGGCCGAGCGCATGGGGTTCTCGGCCAGCCAGCTGCGCGCCGCCGAGGAACGCGCCCAGGCGATGCGCAGCAACAACGCCAGCCTGCCGACGCCACCCGCCGCGGCACCTGCAGCCAAGGTGCCGGTGATCCCGCAGGAGGCTCCCGCGCCGGCTACCAAGGCGCCAGTTGTTCCGGCTGCCGCGGCGCCGGCAAAGGCGCCGCCAGTCAGCAGACCCGTGGTGCCTGCGGTGCAGCCCGCCGTCGCGGCGGCGCCTGCCGTTCCGGCACCGCGGCTGTCCAACTTCCGGCCAGCACCCGTGGTGCCATTGTCCCTGGCCGGCGCCTCGGCCAGGCCGACCGCCGCGGTGCCCGCCATGGTGGCCAAGGCAGAACCGGCTGCGGGCGCGGCCACGCCACCGGTACCTGCTGCTCAGCGCGCGCCTGTCGCCGCCGCAACGCCGGCGCCGGTTATCGCTCGCGCCTCGTCGCCTGCTGCCACACCCGCTGCTACCGCACCTCGGCCGGCGCCTGCGGCCGTTCCAGCACCCCGTGAAGTGGCCGCAGCGCCCAAGGTGGCCACCCCCGCCGCGGCGCCGGCCCCGGCTGCGTCGGTGGTCGCCAGTGCACCTGCCGTTGCAAGCGCTCCAGCGCCTGCCGCCACGGTGCCCGTGCGCGCCGGTATCGAGATGCGTGCGGGCCGCCTGATCGTGCCGGACGATGGTGGCTTCGTGCGCGTGCTGCCGATCGAGGAAACGTCTGCCAGCGTCAATTGA
- a CDS encoding CpaF family protein: protein MPIGPFGGTNARLGVHDLKPVLHRYLIDALEEKGENLLEGTRTSLAIFVAEQVSEYVSRRQIAISRYEVDRLAEELVDELTGFGPLEILLKDEGVSEILVNGPHRVFVERGGVLQPSDLRFIDDQHVLRVIQRILAPVGRRLDESSPMVDARMPDGSRINAIIPPVALDGPCISVRKFRKDMLRSADLLASNSLDQAILSCLELMVRRRCNIMVSGGTGTGKTTLLNMLSQMIDPRERIVTIEDTAELELLHDHVVRLETRPPNAEGFGQIAARELVRNALRMRPDRIVLGEIRGAEVLDVLTAMNTGHDGSMSTVHANNAQDALLRLETLVGFSGAKVGERTLRQTICAALDVVIQLTRLPDGRRCISEVVEVLGLREDQYVTNTLFRLDRAGSGTFCRDAPNPAGHKLRRD, encoded by the coding sequence ATGCCCATAGGTCCATTTGGCGGTACCAACGCGCGACTCGGCGTGCACGATCTCAAACCGGTGCTGCACCGCTACCTGATCGATGCGCTGGAGGAGAAGGGCGAAAACCTGCTGGAGGGCACGCGTACCTCGCTGGCGATTTTCGTCGCCGAGCAGGTCAGCGAATACGTCAGCCGCCGGCAGATCGCCATTTCCCGTTACGAGGTGGATCGCCTGGCCGAGGAGCTGGTCGACGAGCTGACCGGCTTCGGCCCGCTGGAAATCCTGCTCAAGGATGAAGGGGTCAGTGAAATCCTGGTCAACGGCCCGCACCGGGTGTTCGTCGAGCGTGGCGGCGTGCTGCAGCCCAGCGACCTGCGTTTCATCGATGACCAGCATGTGCTGCGGGTCATCCAGCGCATCCTCGCACCCGTGGGGCGGCGCCTCGACGAGTCCTCGCCGATGGTCGACGCGCGCATGCCCGACGGCAGCCGCATCAACGCGATCATTCCGCCGGTGGCGCTGGACGGCCCCTGCATCTCGGTGCGCAAGTTTCGCAAGGACATGCTGCGCAGCGCCGACCTGCTGGCCAGCAACTCGCTGGACCAGGCCATTCTCAGCTGCCTGGAGCTGATGGTCAGGCGGCGCTGCAACATCATGGTCAGCGGCGGCACCGGTACCGGCAAGACCACGCTGTTGAACATGCTCAGCCAGATGATCGACCCCCGCGAGCGCATCGTCACCATCGAGGATACCGCCGAGCTGGAGCTGCTCCACGACCACGTGGTGCGCCTGGAAACCCGGCCGCCCAACGCCGAGGGCTTCGGCCAGATCGCCGCCCGCGAACTGGTGCGCAATGCCCTGCGCATGCGCCCGGATCGCATCGTGCTGGGCGAGATCCGGGGCGCCGAGGTGCTCGACGTGCTGACCGCGATGAACACCGGCCACGACGGTTCGATGAGCACGGTGCACGCCAACAATGCTCAGGATGCCCTGCTGCGCCTGGAAACCCTGGTCGGCTTCTCCGGCGCCAAGGTGGGCGAGCGCACCTTGCGGCAGACCATCTGCGCGGCGCTGGACGTGGTGATCCAGCTGACCCGCCTGCCCGATGGCCGGCGCTGCATCAGCGAAGTGGTGGAGGTGCTGGGCCTGCGCGAAGACCAGTACGTCACCAATACCCTGTTCCGCCTCGACCGTGCGGGCAGCGGCACCTTCTGCCGCGATGCGCCGAACCCGGCCGGGCACAAGCTGCGCCGTGACTGA
- a CDS encoding prepilin peptidase produces the protein MAYFVLLGWLAACAWQDAQQRRISNLLTLGALAAALLHLLALGSSFTGASVQAAALAMGAACLLSLPGYLTRQMGAADVKMLLALGAASDGGHLLFSVIGAALAQVGWLMLLRAKPTIGLALPEKWLFLRTVTAKKMPYAPFLFTGFALAGIWL, from the coding sequence ATGGCCTACTTCGTACTGCTCGGCTGGCTGGCTGCCTGTGCATGGCAAGATGCGCAGCAGCGGCGCATCAGCAACCTGCTGACCCTGGGTGCCCTCGCCGCCGCCCTGCTCCACCTGCTGGCCCTGGGCAGCAGCTTCACCGGTGCCAGCGTCCAGGCCGCCGCCCTGGCGATGGGCGCGGCGTGCCTGCTGTCTCTGCCCGGCTACCTGACCCGCCAGATGGGCGCCGCCGACGTGAAGATGCTGCTCGCCCTGGGCGCCGCCAGCGACGGTGGCCATCTGTTGTTCAGCGTGATCGGCGCGGCGCTGGCACAAGTCGGCTGGCTGATGCTGCTGCGCGCCAAGCCGACCATCGGCCTGGCCCTTCCCGAAAAATGGCTGTTCCTGAGAACCGTCACAGCGAAGAAGATGCCTTACGCACCCTTTCTGTTTACCGGCTTTGCATTGGCGGGCATCTGGTTATAG
- a CDS encoding type II secretion system F family protein, translating to MSALLLLSALLQLALALLFLYLAYADLRARRQFSQRMGTLSRVSGGGVMRGIGGSSLGRRTLSMDSETLQLLNRLGWRKRSQQSMFSAIQLGLPIVLLALVLIVQLLMSRPPQPVWLAPVFALGIGYLLPKRWLAWAAKHRQEALAEEVTTFIPLLRILFDVGMTVEQGLRVLAKEAEGILPNLSAELRQVLARVDAGLELGRELRDMAATLEVYEVTDCVVILEQLIVQGGGAMASLLRLKELIDDRHHTALEERVSKLSGKMSVIMMVFLFPALLIVLAGPGFIAIVGALGELR from the coding sequence ATGAGCGCCTTGCTGCTGCTCAGTGCCCTGCTGCAACTGGCGCTGGCGCTGCTGTTCCTGTACCTGGCCTATGCCGATCTGCGCGCGCGGCGCCAGTTCAGCCAGCGCATGGGCACGCTGTCGCGGGTGTCCGGTGGCGGCGTGATGCGCGGTATCGGCGGCAGCTCCCTGGGCCGCCGCACCCTGAGCATGGACAGCGAAACCCTGCAGCTGCTCAACCGCCTGGGCTGGCGCAAGCGCAGCCAGCAGTCGATGTTCTCGGCCATCCAGCTGGGCCTGCCGATCGTCCTGCTGGCCCTGGTGCTCATTGTCCAGTTGCTGATGAGCCGGCCGCCGCAGCCGGTCTGGCTGGCGCCGGTGTTCGCCCTGGGCATCGGCTACCTGCTGCCCAAGCGCTGGCTGGCCTGGGCGGCCAAGCATCGCCAGGAAGCGCTCGCCGAGGAGGTGACCACCTTCATCCCGCTGCTGCGCATCCTCTTCGATGTCGGCATGACCGTCGAACAGGGGTTGCGGGTGCTCGCCAAGGAGGCCGAAGGCATCCTGCCCAACCTCAGCGCCGAACTGCGCCAGGTGCTGGCGCGGGTCGATGCCGGGCTCGAGTTGGGCCGTGAATTACGTGACATGGCGGCCACGCTGGAAGTCTACGAGGTGACCGATTGCGTGGTGATCCTCGAACAGCTTATCGTCCAGGGCGGCGGTGCCATGGCCTCGTTGTTGCGGCTCAAGGAGCTGATCGATGACCGCCATCACACGGCGCTCGAGGAAAGGGTTTCCAAACTGTCCGGCAAGATGTCCGTCATCATGATGGTGTTTCTGTTTCCGGCGTTGTTGATCGTATTGGCGGGGCCCGGCTTCATTGCAATCGTCGGTGCCCTGGGGGAGTTGAGATGA
- a CDS encoding cobalamin biosynthesis protein: MNERPILVAGLGCRRECSRDELLALLDSTLAEQGSSTAELTALASSAHKAAEPGLQLLAAHLNLPIHFLPAEVLAGYHGRLTETSAKALQLTGTPGVAEASALALAEQLSGRPARLWITKRKSAAATLAVARVDG; encoded by the coding sequence GTGAATGAACGGCCCATCCTCGTCGCCGGCCTGGGTTGCCGGCGCGAGTGCTCGCGCGATGAGCTGCTGGCCTTGCTCGACAGCACCCTGGCCGAGCAGGGCTCGAGCACGGCCGAGCTGACGGCCCTGGCCAGCAGCGCCCACAAGGCGGCTGAACCTGGCCTGCAGCTGCTGGCCGCGCACCTGAACCTGCCGATCCACTTCCTGCCCGCCGAGGTGCTGGCGGGTTACCATGGGCGCCTGACCGAGACCTCGGCCAAGGCGTTGCAGCTGACCGGCACGCCAGGCGTCGCCGAAGCCAGCGCCCTGGCCCTGGCCGAGCAGCTGAGCGGCCGACCCGCTCGCCTGTGGATAACCAAGCGCAAGAGCGCTGCCGCCACCCTGGCCGTAGCCCGAGTCGATGGGTAG
- the cobM gene encoding precorrin-4 C(11)-methyltransferase, whose product MTVYFIGAGPGDPELITVKGQRLIRSCPVILYAGSLVPGAVLDGHQAHQVINTAELYLDEIVALLHAAHARGEDVARVHSGDPSLYGAIGEQIRHLRALGIPFEIIPGVTATAACAALLESELTLPEVSQTVILTRYASKSPMPAGEQLQDLARHGATMAIHLGVQHLAKIVTELLPHYGANCPIAVVHRASWPDQDWAIGTLADIEAKVSARGFKRTALILVGQVLGAEDFADSALYREGHRHLFRTGAADDTGSR is encoded by the coding sequence ATGACCGTCTACTTCATTGGCGCCGGCCCCGGCGACCCCGAGCTGATCACCGTCAAGGGTCAGCGCCTGATCCGCAGCTGCCCGGTGATTCTCTACGCCGGCTCGCTGGTGCCCGGGGCGGTGCTCGACGGCCACCAGGCCCATCAGGTGATCAATACCGCCGAATTGTACCTGGATGAAATCGTCGCCCTGCTGCACGCCGCCCACGCCCGTGGCGAGGACGTGGCGCGGGTGCATTCCGGCGACCCGTCGCTGTATGGCGCCATCGGCGAGCAGATTCGTCACCTGCGCGCGCTGGGCATCCCCTTCGAGATCATTCCCGGCGTGACGGCCACGGCCGCCTGCGCGGCGCTGCTGGAAAGCGAGCTGACGCTGCCCGAGGTGTCACAGACGGTGATCCTCACCCGCTACGCCAGTAAGTCGCCGATGCCGGCCGGCGAGCAGCTGCAAGATCTCGCCCGCCACGGCGCGACCATGGCCATCCACCTGGGCGTTCAGCACCTGGCAAAGATCGTCACCGAGCTGCTGCCGCACTACGGCGCCAACTGCCCCATCGCGGTGGTGCACCGCGCCAGCTGGCCGGATCAGGACTGGGCGATCGGCACCCTGGCGGATATCGAGGCGAAGGTCAGCGCCAGGGGCTTCAAACGTACCGCGCTGATTCTCGTCGGCCAGGTACTGGGCGCGGAGGACTTCGCCGACTCGGCGCTCTACCGCGAAGGCCACCGCCACCTGTTCAGGACAGGCGCTGCAGACGATACAGGCTCTCGCTGA